From Methylomonas sp. EFPC3, a single genomic window includes:
- a CDS encoding phage tail protein → MKTASRFISVVLGALMASSASAAATEDVVNNSGLSVYYEFSAGGISTYFTDCKGMGSQNEVEQTRVNPREESTTKLPGRLQVKNLTCSRGLTKSMDLWNWRQQVASGRSARSRVDATLIAYDQTMTPIAEWSFSRVWPASIDFNDTTPGRETIVFAADQVQRLR, encoded by the coding sequence ATGAAAACAGCTAGCCGTTTTATAAGTGTTGTCTTAGGTGCCTTGATGGCCTCGTCAGCCAGCGCTGCTGCCACTGAGGATGTTGTCAACAATTCGGGCCTGTCGGTCTATTACGAATTTAGCGCCGGTGGGATTTCCACCTATTTCACCGATTGCAAAGGCATGGGGTCGCAGAACGAAGTGGAGCAAACCAGGGTTAATCCGCGCGAAGAGAGCACTACTAAGCTTCCAGGGCGTCTCCAGGTCAAAAATCTTACCTGTAGCAGAGGCTTGACCAAGTCGATGGATTTGTGGAACTGGCGGCAACAAGTTGCCAGTGGACGGTCGGCCCGGTCGCGGGTCGATGCGACTTTGATTGCCTATGACCAGACGATGACGCCCATCGCGGAATGGAGCTTTAGCCGGGTTTGGCCGGCATCGATCGATTTCAACGACACGACCCCCGGCAGAGAAACCATCGTATTCGCCGCCGACCAAGTGCAACGCCTGCGCTGA
- a CDS encoding exodeoxyribonuclease VII small subunit, whose protein sequence is MSRRKNAAQFEEAMAELEKLVEQMERGDITLEESLKFFERGVGLTRTCQQALQEAEQKVQILLEKNGQQTLEPFTDE, encoded by the coding sequence ATGTCGAGACGCAAAAACGCTGCCCAATTTGAAGAGGCCATGGCCGAACTGGAAAAGTTGGTCGAACAGATGGAGCGCGGCGACATCACGCTGGAAGAATCGTTGAAATTCTTCGAACGCGGCGTCGGTTTAACCCGGACCTGCCAGCAAGCTTTGCAGGAAGCCGAACAGAAAGTACAGATTTTATTAGAGAAAAACGGCCAGCAAACTTTGGAGCCATTCACCGATGAGTAA
- a CDS encoding S1-like domain-containing RNA-binding protein, with amino-acid sequence MIELGKVNALTVLSRRDNQYYLDGGELGEIALADKPPVTELAVGAKVDAFVYVDGKGQTLATLQMPLAQAGEVAWLKCVSLSHAGAFLDWGLPKDLLLPFSEQKGKVIEGRSYLVRLFLDEDNRIAASMVLDDFIQDQAFYYKEGQAVQLVIAEHTELGFKAVVDHQYWGVLYKNEVFQPLKKGQKLTGYIKKIRPDQKLDLILSQEKYGQKVDATSAKILDILARRGGYVALTDKSDPELIYDTFAVSKKVFKQAIGGLYKQRRILIEADGIRLLDQATAK; translated from the coding sequence ATGATCGAATTAGGTAAAGTCAATGCGTTAACCGTGCTTAGCCGGCGCGATAACCAATATTATTTGGACGGCGGCGAATTGGGAGAGATCGCGTTGGCCGATAAACCGCCCGTCACGGAATTGGCGGTCGGTGCAAAAGTCGATGCGTTTGTTTATGTCGACGGCAAAGGCCAAACTTTGGCGACCTTGCAAATGCCGCTGGCGCAAGCCGGCGAGGTGGCTTGGTTAAAGTGCGTCTCGTTGAGCCATGCCGGGGCATTTTTGGATTGGGGCTTGCCCAAGGACTTGTTGCTGCCGTTCAGCGAACAAAAAGGCAAGGTCATCGAAGGCCGCTCCTATCTGGTTCGCTTGTTTCTGGACGAGGACAACCGTATCGCCGCGTCGATGGTGTTGGACGATTTCATTCAGGATCAGGCGTTTTACTACAAGGAAGGCCAGGCCGTGCAATTGGTAATCGCCGAGCATACCGAGCTGGGTTTCAAAGCGGTGGTAGACCACCAATACTGGGGTGTGTTGTATAAAAACGAAGTGTTCCAGCCGCTGAAAAAAGGCCAGAAATTGACCGGCTACATCAAGAAGATCCGCCCGGACCAAAAACTGGATTTAATCCTCAGTCAGGAAAAGTACGGGCAGAAAGTGGACGCCACCTCGGCGAAGATACTGGATATCCTGGCCCGACGCGGCGGCTATGTGGCGTTGACCGACAAAAGCGATCCGGAGCTGATCTACGACACCTTTGCGGTCAGTAAGAAGGTGTTCAAACAGGCTATTGGCGGTTTGTACAAGCAGCGGCGGATATTGATCGAGGCGGACGGTATTCGTTTGCTGGATCAAGCCACGGCCAAATAA
- the ispA gene encoding (2E,6E)-farnesyl diphosphate synthase → MSKLKEYLVACQNRVERALDARLPGDNILPQTLHAAMRYSVLDGGKRTRPLLTYATGVAVGLSEEELDAQACAVEFIHVYSLIHDDLPAMDNDDLRRGKPTCHKAFDEATAILAGDALQALAFDVLANDAAIKVGAEARVKMIAALTRASGSQGMVGGQAIDLGSVGRKLTLPELENMHIHKTGALIRASVNLAALSKPGLDADAAKKLDHYAKCIGLSFQVKDDILDIEADTATLGKTQGKDVDNDKPTYPALLGLAGAKEKAQALHEQAVASLADFGPEADLLRELSLYIIERTH, encoded by the coding sequence ATGAGTAAGTTGAAAGAATATTTAGTCGCCTGCCAGAACCGCGTCGAACGCGCGTTGGACGCCCGCTTGCCCGGCGACAACATTTTGCCGCAGACGCTGCATGCCGCGATGCGCTACAGCGTTTTAGACGGCGGCAAGCGCACCCGGCCGTTGCTGACCTACGCCACCGGCGTGGCCGTGGGTTTGAGCGAAGAAGAATTGGACGCCCAGGCCTGTGCGGTGGAATTCATCCACGTTTACTCCCTGATCCACGACGACTTGCCGGCGATGGACAACGACGACCTGCGCCGCGGCAAGCCGACCTGCCATAAGGCATTCGACGAAGCCACGGCGATCCTGGCCGGCGACGCCCTGCAGGCACTGGCTTTCGACGTGTTGGCCAACGACGCCGCCATCAAGGTCGGCGCGGAAGCCAGAGTCAAGATGATCGCGGCTTTGACCCGCGCCAGCGGTTCGCAAGGCATGGTCGGCGGCCAAGCGATCGATTTGGGCTCGGTCGGACGCAAACTGACTTTGCCAGAACTGGAAAACATGCACATTCACAAAACCGGTGCCTTGATCCGGGCCAGCGTCAACTTGGCGGCCCTGTCCAAACCGGGCCTGGATGCCGACGCCGCCAAAAAACTGGACCATTACGCCAAATGCATCGGCTTATCGTTTCAAGTCAAAGACGACATTCTCGACATTGAAGCCGACACGGCAACGCTGGGTAAAACGCAGGGCAAGGACGTGGATAACGACAAGCCGACCTACCCGGCTTTATTGGGTCTGGCCGGAGCAAAAGAAAAAGCCCAGGCACTGCACGAGCAAGCGGTGGCCAGTTTGGCCGATTTCGGTCCGGAAGCCGACCTGTTAAGGGAACTATCCCTGTACATCATCGAGCGCACCCACTAG
- a CDS encoding adenine phosphoribosyltransferase: MDRLRNKIRDIPDFPKPGIIFKDITPLVKDPATLRLSVHQLLHPFLGRDITAVAGMEARGFIFGALVAWELGIPFVPLRKPGKLPYDVQSVSYDLEYGSAELEVHIDAVDSDDKVLLIDDLLATGGTAKASCELIEKLGAEVVACAFVVELDFLAGREKLAGYEVHSLLHY; the protein is encoded by the coding sequence ATGGACCGTTTACGCAATAAAATCCGCGATATTCCTGATTTCCCCAAGCCCGGCATTATCTTTAAAGACATTACGCCACTGGTCAAAGACCCGGCCACGTTGCGTTTGTCGGTCCACCAATTGCTGCATCCGTTCTTAGGCCGCGACATTACTGCGGTGGCCGGCATGGAGGCCAGAGGCTTCATTTTTGGCGCCTTAGTCGCCTGGGAGCTGGGCATTCCGTTCGTACCGCTACGCAAACCCGGCAAACTGCCTTACGACGTGCAAAGCGTGTCTTACGACCTGGAATACGGCTCGGCCGAACTGGAAGTCCATATCGACGCCGTCGACAGCGACGACAAAGTGCTCTTGATCGACGACTTGCTGGCTACCGGCGGCACAGCCAAAGCCAGTTGCGAATTGATAGAAAAGCTGGGGGCCGAAGTGGTTGCCTGCGCTTTCGTCGTGGAATTAGATTTTTTGGCGGGACGGGAAAAACTGGCGGGCTACGAAGTGCATTCCCTGTTGCACTACTGA
- the parE gene encoding DNA topoisomerase IV subunit B, giving the protein MTQEYNAAAIEVLSGLDPVRKRPGMYTDTTRPNHLVQEVVDNSVDEALAGYAKNIEVTLFKDGSVKVVDDGRGMPVDMHPEQGIPGVEVILTQLHAGGKFSNKNYQFSGGLHGVGVSVVNALSEKLLVEIKRGGGVYQMEFAGGDKVGELQQTGNVGKNNTGTSVHFWPDAKYFDSNRVSVSKLKHVLRAKAVLCPGLKIVLLSELSDERLEWCYQNGLQEYLLDRVGDAEIFPQPPFMANMAASNEAVEWGIVWTPDSLPEAVAESYVNLVPTAQGGTHVNGLRAGLTEAIREFLDFRNLLPRGVKIAPEDVWENCHFVLSVKLEDPQFSGQTKERLSSRECVTFVSGVAKDTFSLWLNQHPQEGEKIAEIILASAQKRLRSAKKIVRKKITAGPALPGKLADCSGQDLSRTELFLVEGDSAGGSAKQARDREFQAIMPLRGKILNTWEVDSGEVMASQEVHDIAVALGIEPDSDDLQNLRYGKVCILADADSDGNHIATLICALFYKHFKALVEAGHVFVAMPPLYRIDVGKKVFYALDESERLGVLARIEAEKLSGKVNIQRFKGLGEMNPSQLRETTMNPDTRRLVQLTVPDHAEAFQQMDLLLAKKRAGDRKSWLEDKGNLAEIL; this is encoded by the coding sequence ATGACCCAAGAATACAATGCCGCCGCGATCGAGGTGCTGAGCGGCCTGGACCCGGTGCGTAAGCGCCCCGGCATGTATACCGATACCACCCGGCCCAACCATTTGGTGCAGGAAGTGGTTGATAACAGCGTCGACGAAGCGCTGGCCGGATACGCAAAAAACATTGAAGTAACCTTGTTTAAAGACGGCTCGGTCAAGGTCGTCGACGACGGCCGCGGCATGCCGGTCGATATGCATCCGGAACAAGGCATTCCCGGCGTCGAAGTGATCCTGACTCAACTCCACGCCGGCGGTAAATTTTCCAACAAGAACTACCAGTTCTCCGGCGGTTTGCACGGCGTTGGCGTGTCGGTGGTGAATGCCCTGTCCGAAAAGCTATTGGTCGAAATCAAGCGCGGCGGCGGCGTTTACCAAATGGAATTTGCCGGCGGCGACAAGGTCGGCGAATTGCAGCAAACCGGCAATGTCGGCAAAAACAACACCGGCACCAGCGTGCATTTTTGGCCGGACGCCAAATATTTCGATTCCAACCGGGTTTCCGTCAGCAAGCTCAAGCACGTATTGCGCGCCAAGGCCGTTTTGTGTCCGGGCCTGAAAATCGTGCTGCTGTCCGAACTCAGCGACGAGCGGCTGGAATGGTGTTACCAGAACGGCTTACAGGAATATCTGCTGGACCGGGTCGGCGACGCCGAAATTTTTCCGCAGCCGCCGTTCATGGCCAATATGGCCGCCAGCAACGAGGCGGTGGAATGGGGCATCGTCTGGACTCCCGACAGTCTGCCGGAGGCGGTGGCGGAAAGTTACGTCAATTTGGTGCCGACCGCGCAGGGCGGTACCCACGTCAACGGCCTGCGCGCCGGTTTGACCGAAGCGATCCGCGAGTTCCTGGATTTTCGCAATCTGCTGCCGCGCGGCGTCAAGATCGCGCCGGAAGACGTCTGGGAAAACTGCCATTTCGTGCTGTCGGTGAAACTGGAAGATCCGCAATTCTCCGGGCAAACCAAGGAGCGTTTGAGTTCGCGCGAATGCGTGACTTTCGTCTCCGGTGTGGCCAAGGATACCTTCAGCCTGTGGCTGAACCAGCATCCGCAGGAAGGCGAGAAAATCGCCGAGATCATCCTCGCCAGCGCCCAAAAGCGCTTGCGTTCGGCTAAGAAAATCGTGCGTAAGAAAATCACGGCCGGGCCGGCTTTACCCGGCAAACTGGCCGATTGCTCAGGACAGGATCTCAGCCGTACCGAACTGTTCCTGGTCGAGGGCGATTCGGCCGGCGGTTCCGCCAAACAGGCCCGAGACCGCGAGTTCCAGGCCATCATGCCGCTTAGAGGCAAAATTTTGAACACCTGGGAGGTCGATTCCGGCGAGGTCATGGCCTCGCAAGAGGTGCACGACATCGCCGTGGCGCTGGGCATTGAGCCCGATAGCGACGATTTGCAAAACCTGCGTTACGGCAAGGTCTGCATCCTGGCCGATGCCGATTCCGACGGCAACCACATCGCCACCTTGATTTGCGCCTTGTTTTATAAACACTTCAAGGCCTTGGTCGAAGCCGGCCACGTGTTCGTGGCGATGCCGCCGCTGTACCGGATTGACGTCGGCAAAAAGGTGTTTTACGCCTTGGACGAATCCGAACGTTTGGGTGTGCTGGCGCGGATCGAAGCCGAAAAACTCAGCGGCAAGGTCAATATTCAACGCTTCAAAGGCTTGGGCGAAATGAATCCGTCGCAACTGCGCGAAACCACGATGAACCCGGATACGCGCCGGCTGGTGCAGTTGACGGTGCCGGACCACGCCGAGGCGTTTCAGCAGATGGATTTGTTGCTGGCGAAGAAACGCGCCGGCGACCGCAAAAGTTGGCTGGAAGATAAGGGAAATCTGGCCGAGATTTTGTAG
- the dxs gene encoding 1-deoxy-D-xylulose-5-phosphate synthase: MTSSGNFPLLDTIAGPTDIRALKKEQLPQLADEVRSYLTHTVSISGGHFAAGLGTVELTVALHYVFDTPVDQLVWDVGHQAYPHKILTGRKDRMTTIRTLGGVSAFPSRDESEYDAFGVGHSSTSISAALGMAIASQLRGEDKKMVAIIGDGSITGGMAFEAMNHAGDVNANLLVILNDNEMSISPPVGAMNNYLTKILSSKFYSSVKKESKKALSSMPSVWELARKAEEHVKGMIVPGTLFEELGFNYFGPIDGHDLEMLVSTLENLKDLTGPVFLHVVTKKGKGYAPAEKDPLAYHGVPAFDPTQDFLPKAAPSPHPTYTEVFGRWLCDMAAQDERLLGITPAMREGSGLVEFSQKFPKRYFDVAIAEQHAVTLAAGQACQGAKPVVAIYSTFLQRGYDQLIHDVALQNLDVLFALDRAGLVGPDGPTHAGAFDYSYMRCIPNLLVMAPADENECRQMLTTGFHHHGPAAVRYPRGKGPGAAINPDLSTLEIGKGEIRHQGGRIAILAWGAMVTPAVEAGKQLGATVANMRFVKPIDEDLILQLAKSHDVFVTVEENVIAGGAGSAVLQFLQQQKILIPVLNIGLPDRFVEQGSREELLSLCRLDVNGIRQQIEAFCA; encoded by the coding sequence ATGACATCTTCCGGAAACTTCCCGCTACTCGACACCATCGCCGGCCCGACCGACATTCGCGCCCTGAAGAAAGAGCAACTGCCGCAGTTGGCCGATGAGGTGCGTTCGTATTTGACGCACACGGTCAGTATTTCCGGCGGCCATTTCGCCGCGGGCCTGGGTACGGTGGAACTGACCGTGGCCTTGCATTATGTGTTCGATACCCCGGTGGACCAGTTGGTGTGGGATGTGGGCCATCAGGCTTATCCGCACAAGATTCTGACCGGCCGCAAGGATCGGATGACGACGATTCGTACCCTGGGCGGGGTGTCGGCATTTCCGTCGCGCGACGAGAGTGAGTATGACGCGTTTGGCGTTGGCCATTCCTCGACCTCGATCAGTGCGGCGCTGGGTATGGCGATCGCCTCGCAGTTGCGCGGCGAGGACAAGAAGATGGTGGCGATCATCGGCGACGGCTCGATTACCGGCGGTATGGCGTTCGAGGCGATGAATCATGCCGGCGATGTCAATGCCAATCTGTTGGTGATTTTGAACGACAATGAGATGTCGATTTCACCGCCGGTCGGGGCGATGAATAATTACCTGACCAAGATTTTATCCAGCAAGTTTTATTCGTCGGTCAAGAAGGAAAGCAAGAAGGCGTTGTCCAGTATGCCCAGCGTCTGGGAACTGGCGCGGAAAGCGGAAGAACATGTCAAAGGCATGATCGTGCCGGGGACCTTGTTCGAGGAGTTGGGCTTCAATTATTTCGGGCCGATCGACGGTCACGATCTGGAGATGCTGGTGTCGACGCTGGAGAATCTGAAGGATTTGACCGGACCGGTGTTCCTGCATGTGGTGACCAAAAAGGGCAAGGGTTATGCCCCGGCCGAGAAGGATCCGCTGGCCTATCACGGCGTGCCGGCCTTCGACCCGACCCAGGATTTTCTACCGAAGGCGGCGCCGTCGCCGCATCCGACCTATACCGAGGTGTTCGGCCGTTGGTTGTGCGATATGGCGGCACAAGACGAACGCCTGCTGGGGATTACCCCGGCAATGCGCGAAGGCTCGGGCTTGGTCGAGTTTTCGCAGAAATTTCCGAAGCGCTATTTCGACGTGGCGATTGCCGAGCAGCACGCGGTGACCTTGGCCGCCGGTCAGGCTTGCCAGGGTGCCAAGCCGGTGGTGGCGATTTATTCGACCTTTTTGCAACGCGGTTACGATCAGTTGATTCACGATGTGGCTTTGCAGAATCTGGATGTACTGTTTGCGCTGGATAGAGCCGGTCTGGTGGGACCGGACGGCCCGACCCATGCCGGCGCCTTCGATTACAGCTATATGCGTTGCATCCCCAATCTGCTGGTGATGGCCCCGGCCGACGAGAACGAATGCCGGCAGATGCTGACCACCGGCTTCCACCACCACGGCCCGGCCGCGGTGCGTTATCCGCGCGGCAAGGGTCCCGGTGCGGCGATCAACCCGGACCTCAGCACGCTGGAAATCGGCAAGGGTGAAATCAGACACCAGGGCGGGCGGATTGCGATTCTGGCCTGGGGGGCGATGGTGACGCCGGCCGTCGAAGCCGGCAAGCAACTGGGCGCCACGGTGGCGAACATGCGCTTTGTGAAACCGATCGACGAAGACTTGATCCTGCAGTTGGCCAAAAGCCACGACGTGTTCGTCACGGTCGAGGAAAACGTCATTGCCGGCGGCGCCGGCAGTGCGGTACTGCAATTCCTGCAACAGCAGAAGATTCTGATACCGGTGTTGAACATCGGCCTGCCCGACCGCTTCGTCGAGCAGGGTTCCCGCGAGGAATTGCTCAGCCTGTGCCGGCTCGATGTCAACGGCATCCGCCAGCAGATCGAAGCTTTTTGCGCATAA
- a CDS encoding VacJ family lipoprotein: protein MFFNPCYQGKSQAGLMWAVLFSGALSVGGCASTEPKDLGTTNIAESKTNSVDPYEGFNRSMYGFNMGLDKYLLKPVADGYKFITPDFMETGVTNFFTNLKGINVVLNDFLQGKVSQGASDTGRFLTNSTIGLLGLFDVASDLGMQSNVEDFGQTLAVWGVDQGAYLVLPILGPTTIRDGSASILDRAANPSTYLPGTGIVEGINDRANAEGALNFIDEAALDPYVFTRESFLQYRQNLVNDGKHSAETYDIDVDSAIEDETSSAKPAKAVDKPKRPAGSGSLGPQSSLNPAIDGNATKSDAFENMSQSFEKAEAQFEQAAAKMDEFSSKKKMRRKRR from the coding sequence ATGTTTTTTAACCCCTGTTATCAAGGTAAAAGCCAAGCCGGCTTGATGTGGGCCGTGCTGTTTTCCGGTGCTTTATCGGTCGGCGGTTGCGCGAGTACGGAACCAAAAGATCTAGGAACCACCAATATTGCCGAGTCCAAAACCAATTCGGTCGATCCTTACGAGGGTTTCAACCGATCGATGTATGGTTTCAATATGGGCCTGGATAAGTATTTGCTTAAACCGGTAGCCGACGGTTACAAATTCATTACTCCGGATTTCATGGAAACCGGCGTGACTAATTTTTTCACCAATTTGAAGGGTATCAACGTCGTTTTGAATGACTTCCTGCAAGGTAAGGTTAGTCAGGGGGCATCCGATACTGGCCGGTTTTTGACCAACTCGACTATCGGTTTGTTGGGGCTGTTCGATGTTGCCAGTGATTTAGGTATGCAAAGCAATGTTGAGGATTTCGGTCAGACGCTGGCGGTATGGGGAGTCGATCAGGGAGCTTATTTGGTGCTGCCGATTTTAGGCCCGACCACAATTCGCGACGGTTCGGCCAGCATTCTCGATCGGGCGGCAAACCCGAGTACTTACCTGCCGGGCACTGGTATTGTCGAGGGGATTAACGACAGGGCCAATGCCGAAGGTGCATTAAATTTCATCGACGAGGCGGCGTTGGATCCTTACGTGTTTACCCGCGAATCGTTTTTGCAATACCGGCAGAATCTGGTTAACGACGGTAAGCACTCGGCCGAAACTTACGATATCGATGTGGATTCGGCGATAGAGGACGAAACGAGTTCGGCAAAGCCGGCAAAGGCGGTCGACAAGCCGAAGCGGCCGGCCGGAAGCGGTTCGTTAGGTCCTCAATCCAGCTTGAATCCTGCTATCGATGGCAACGCGACAAAATCTGACGCTTTCGAGAATATGTCGCAGTCTTTCGAAAAGGCCGAGGCTCAGTTCGAACAGGCCGCTGCGAAGATGGATGAATTCAGCAGTAAAAAAAAAATGCGGCGTAAACGCCGTTGA